In Cloacibacillus sp., the genomic stretch ATGCCGGAGTTTTCTTTGAGCACCTTTTTGATGTTCTTATCGTCCACGTAAAGGTGGATGTGGTTCATAGCTTCAAGCAGCGTCGCCTCTGTAAAGCGCTTCGGCGGGGTCGTCTGTTTTTCCTCTATCTTCAGCCCCAGCAGCTCTACCGGCTCTCCGACCGAGCTGTCCGGGATGACCGTTTCAAGCTCCTTTTCTTCGTCGTCCGCCTCTTTTGAATACAGCTGATGCCAGCCCTCTTTGCTGCACTGTCTGTTTGTAGCGCGAAAAAGTTCGCCCTCCGCGGTAAATTCTATTGAGACGTTCGCAAACTCCTGCTGCGGCAAAAACTGCGCGGCGTAGCGGCGCGCCACGAGGCCGTAGATTTTTGCCTCGTCGGCGCTTATTCCGGCGGGGGCGGTGCCGGTCGGCACGATGCCGTGATGTTCCTCGATTTTTTTCGTATCCCACGCGGGTGATTTGAGCGCGGCATCCAGCGGATACTGCGCAAGCTCCGCGTCAAAACGCACGATGACGTCAAGCACCGCCGCGCGCCTCTCGTAAAGGCTCTCCGGCAGGTAGGCGCAGTCGGAGCGCGGATAGCTGACGTACTTTGCCTCGTAGAGCCGCTGCACCAGCTTCAAAGTGTCGGCCGGAGTGAAGTCGAACTTCTTAGCCGCCTCGCTTTGCAGCGCGGCGAGCGTGTGCGGCAGCGGCGGCTCCGTCTTTGTCTTTTTCTTCTCAAATTTTGTGACGGCGCCTTTCTTGCCTTTGAGTTTTGCCGCAAGCGCCATGATGGCCGCCTTGTCTACCACGCGCAGTTCGAGGTCGACGCCGGGCGTCTCCTCCGTGGGCTTCCATGCGGCCAGAAACTCGCCCGCCGCAACGGAGCTTTTTGCGCGCACTACGTAATAGATTTTTGGCGTGAAGTTTTCTATTTGCTCGTCACGGTCTGCGATGAGCGCAAGCGTCGGCGTCTGCACGCGCCCGACGGAAAGTATCTCGCCCTGTTCGCGCGGCGTCGTCACGGTGAATAGCCGTGTCATATTTAGACCAAGCAGCCAGTCCGCGCGCTGACGCGCCTCTGCGGAGCTGCAAAGCGAGCGGAACTCCTCGTTTGGCCGCATCCCGGAGATTGCAAGAGCGATCGCGGAACGGTTCATGTCCGTCACCAAAAGCCGCATCACAGGGCCTTTGTACTCAAAGTAATTTAATATTTCATCTATAAGAAGCTGTCCCTCGCGGTCTGCGTCGCCCGCGTTTACAACCGTATCCGCGCGCTTTAGCAGCTCGCCGATGTTGTCCAAAAGCTCGCGCGTCTCCGCCTTCGGCTTCAGCTTCCATTCGCGCGGAATGATAGGCAGCGTCTCGCGGCTCCAGCGCTTCCACGCGGGGTCAAGCTCATCCGGGTTCAAAAGCTCCAGAATATGCCCCGCCGACCAGCAGACGACGTCTCCGCCGTCAAGCGAAATGGAAAGCCTGCCGCGTCCCACCGCGCGCCCGCCAAGAGCGTCTGCGATGGCCCGTCCCAAAGAGGGCTTCTCCGCAATAAAAAGTCTCATAAAAATTCCCCGCTTCGGATCAGTTTTAAAATATTATCTTAACACAAAGCCAAAGCCGCCGCGCAAAATATGGAACGATTCGCGCCTCGACCAATTCGCCGGCGAAAGAGGCGTCCGCTGCGGCGCTCTGTGGGCAACCAGGCCCGCGCAGTCCTCTCAATCTAAATCTGCTTCTATTATTATAAATTATATAAAATGGTATAATAAAATCGGATTTATAGTTCGCTTATGTGCGTTTTTGCATCTGCGTGGGGAGGAAGGCAAGTGAAAACATACAGCAAACGGCAGCTGAACATAA encodes the following:
- a CDS encoding DNA topoisomerase 3, with amino-acid sequence MRLFIAEKPSLGRAIADALGGRAVGRGRLSISLDGGDVVCWSAGHILELLNPDELDPAWKRWSRETLPIIPREWKLKPKAETRELLDNIGELLKRADTVVNAGDADREGQLLIDEILNYFEYKGPVMRLLVTDMNRSAIALAISGMRPNEEFRSLCSSAEARQRADWLLGLNMTRLFTVTTPREQGEILSVGRVQTPTLALIADRDEQIENFTPKIYYVVRAKSSVAAGEFLAAWKPTEETPGVDLELRVVDKAAIMALAAKLKGKKGAVTKFEKKKTKTEPPLPHTLAALQSEAAKKFDFTPADTLKLVQRLYEAKYVSYPRSDCAYLPESLYERRAAVLDVIVRFDAELAQYPLDAALKSPAWDTKKIEEHHGIVPTGTAPAGISADEAKIYGLVARRYAAQFLPQQEFANVSIEFTAEGELFRATNRQCSKEGWHQLYSKEADDEEKELETVIPDSSVGEPVELLGLKIEEKQTTPPKRFTEATLLEAMNHIHLYVDDKNIKKVLKENSGIGTAATQASIIETLKLRGYIIKEKKALISTKKGRALIAQVEDLLRKPDTTALWEMRLTEIKEGRASEAEFIADITEAVRRITKARIAAHPHSFSPRKKEPEGQECPKCHGHRLLLREGKNKKFWACSDCGLILTNERNKPQKTAVCPGCGAMALRVKNKDTTGFYWLCPKCRKRYEDNKGKLKA